The Burkholderiales bacterium JOSHI_001 genomic sequence TTTGCCTTGAACACCCGCGAGGCCGCGGCTCAGCCGTTCCAGGGCGCGGCCTCGGACGGCTGGGGCACGCAGGCCTGCAGGGCCCGGGCATAGGTGGCTTCGTCCACCTGACCCTGGCGCCGCAGCGCATCCAGCGCCGCCAGCACGATGTGCTGGCGGTCCACTTCGAAGAAGCTGCGCAGCGCGGCGCGGGTGTCGCTGCGGCCGAAGCCGTCGGTGCCCAGCGCGGTGAAAGGCGCCTGCAGGTAGGCACCGGCCAGTTGCGGCCAGGCGCGCACGTAGTCGCTGGCGGCCACCACCGGCACCTCACCCGGCAGGCAGCGCTGCAGGTGGCTGCTTCGGGCTTCGCTCTGCGGGTGCAGGCGGTTCCAGCGCTCCACCTCGCGCGCGTCACGCGCCAGCTCCGAAAAGCTGGTGGCGCTGAACACTTCCGCCTGCACGCCCCAGTCGCGCGCCAGCATTTCGGCGGCGGCGATCACCTCGCGCAGGATGGCGCCACTGCCCACCAAGCGCACCTGGCCCACCGGCGCGGCCACCTCGGTGACGCTGTGGCGGTACAGGCCCTGGATGATGTCGGCCTGCACGCCCGCGGGCAGCGAGGGCTGGGCGTAGTTCTCGTTCATCAGGGTGACGTAGTAGAAGACATCCTCCTGCTGCTGCAGCATCTGCCGCATGCCATGGTCCAGGATGACCGCGAATTCACCTGCGAAACAGGGGTCGTAGGCGCGGCAGTTGGGCACGGTTGCGGCCTGCAGCAGGCTGCTGCCGTCCTGGTGCTGCAGGCCTTCGCCGCCCAGCGTGGTGCGGCCCGCGGTGGCACCCAGCAGGAAGCCGCGGGCGCGTTGGTCGGCGGCGGCCCAGATCAGGTCGCCCACGCGCTGGAAGCCGAACATCGAGTAATAGATGTAGAAGGGCAACATGGGTTGGCCATGCACCGAATAGCTGGTGGCCGCGGCCGTCCAGGCCGCCAGCGCGCTGGCTTCGCTGATGCCCTCTTCCAGGATCTGGCCGTTGGTGGCTTCGCGGTAGCTCATCAGCGAGCCGATGTCCTCGGGCTCGTAGGTCTGCCCCGCGCTGGAATAGATGCCCACCTGCTTGAACAGGTTGGCCATGCCGAAGGTGCGCGCCTCGTCGGCCACGATGGGCACCACGCGCGGGCCCAGCGCTTCGTCCTTCAGCAGGCCGGTGAGCAGGCGCACGAAGGCCATGGTGGTGCTCATCTCCTTGCCGTCGGCGGCGGTGGCGAAGCCCGCGTAACGCGCCAGCGGCGGCACGGCGATGCGCGGCGCCTCACGCCGACGGGCCGGCAGGGCGCCGCCGAGTGCGGCGCGGCGCGCCTGCAGGTAGCGCATCTCGGCGCTGTCGTCGGCCGGGCGCACGAATTCCAGCGCCGCTGCCTGCTCGTCGCTGAGTGGCAGGTTGAAGCGGTTGCGAAAGGCGATCAGGTCCTCACGCTCCAGCTTCTTCTGCTGGTGCGTGGTCATGCGGCCCTGGCCGGCGTCACCCATGCCATAGCCCTTCTTCGTTTGGGCCAGCACCACGGCCGGCTGGCCTGTGGTTCGCAGGGCCTCGTGGTAGGCGGCGTGGATCTTCACCAGGTCGTGGCCGCCGCGCTTCAGGCGGTCGATCTGCTCATCGGTGAGGCCTTGCGCCAGCGCGGCCAGTTGCGGGTTCTGGCCGAAGAAGTGCTCGCGGTTGTAGCGGCCGTCCTTGGCGGCGAAGGTCTGGAATTGGCCGTCCACGGTGCTGGCAAAGGCCTGGGCCAAGGCCCCGTCGCTGTCGCGGGCGAACAGGCCGTCCCAGTCCGAGCCCCACACCAGTTTGATGACGCGCCAGCCGGCGCCGGCGAACAGCGCTTCCAGCTCGTCGATGATGCGGCCATTGCCGCGCACCGGGCCGTCCAGGCGCTGCAGGTTGCAGTTCACCACCCACACCAGGTTGTCCAGCTTCTCGCGCGCAGCGAGCGTCAGCGCGCTCATGCTTTCGGGCTCGTCCATCTCACCGTCGCCGAACACGCCCCACACGGTGCGGCCCTGGTTCTGCTGCAGGCCGCGGTGCTGCAGGTAGCGCATGAAGCGCGCCTGGTGGATGGAACTGATCGGGCCCAGGCCCATGGACCCGGTGGGGAACTGCCAGAAGTCCGGCATCAGCCAGGGGTGCGGGTAGCTGCTCAGGCCCCGCGCGCCCTGGGCGGCGGCCGACACTTCCTGCCGGTAATGCGCCAGGTCGGCTTCGCTCAGGCGGCCTTCCAGGAAGGCGCGCGCATAGACGCCGGGCGCCGAGTGCGGCTGGAAGAAGACCAGGTCGCCCTGGCCGCCATCCGTGCCCGCACGGAAGAAGTGGTTGAAGCCCACCTCGAACAGGTCGGCCGCGCTGGCGTAGCTGGCGATGTGGCCACCCAGTTCGCCATGCGCCTGGTTGGCCCGCACCACCATGGCCAGCGCGTTCCAGCGCATCAGCGAGGCCAGGCGTTCTTCCATCGCCAGGTCACCCGGGAACGGCGCCTGCTGCGTGGCGGCGATGGTGTTCACATAGGGCGTGCCGCGCACCGGCTGCCAACCCACCGCCGGGCTGCGCGCCAGGTTGCTGAGCATGTCCATCAACTCGCGCACGCGCTGCGGTCCGGCGGCCTGCAGCACGGCCTGCAGGGCGTCGCGCCACTCAGCGCTTTCCTGCGCGTCACTGTCGGGCGGCGCAGCCAGTTGAAGGTGGGGATGGATGGACGGGTCGCTCATGGGGGGCCTCCTGCAGCGACAACACTCTACGCAAGGGCCTGCGGCA encodes the following:
- a CDS encoding pyruvate dehydrogenase E1 component, homodimeric type (PFAM: Transketolase, thiamine diphosphate binding domain~TIGRFAM: alpha-ketoglutarate dehydrogenase; pyruvate dehydrogenase E1 component, homodimeric type); the protein is MSDPSIHPHLQLAAPPDSDAQESAEWRDALQAVLQAAGPQRVRELMDMLSNLARSPAVGWQPVRGTPYVNTIAATQQAPFPGDLAMEERLASLMRWNALAMVVRANQAHGELGGHIASYASAADLFEVGFNHFFRAGTDGGQGDLVFFQPHSAPGVYARAFLEGRLSEADLAHYRQEVSAAAQGARGLSSYPHPWLMPDFWQFPTGSMGLGPISSIHQARFMRYLQHRGLQQNQGRTVWGVFGDGEMDEPESMSALTLAAREKLDNLVWVVNCNLQRLDGPVRGNGRIIDELEALFAGAGWRVIKLVWGSDWDGLFARDSDGALAQAFASTVDGQFQTFAAKDGRYNREHFFGQNPQLAALAQGLTDEQIDRLKRGGHDLVKIHAAYHEALRTTGQPAVVLAQTKKGYGMGDAGQGRMTTHQQKKLEREDLIAFRNRFNLPLSDEQAAALEFVRPADDSAEMRYLQARRAALGGALPARRREAPRIAVPPLARYAGFATAADGKEMSTTMAFVRLLTGLLKDEALGPRVVPIVADEARTFGMANLFKQVGIYSSAGQTYEPEDIGSLMSYREATNGQILEEGISEASALAAWTAAATSYSVHGQPMLPFYIYYSMFGFQRVGDLIWAAADQRARGFLLGATAGRTTLGGEGLQHQDGSSLLQAATVPNCRAYDPCFAGEFAVILDHGMRQMLQQQEDVFYYVTLMNENYAQPSLPAGVQADIIQGLYRHSVTEVAAPVGQVRLVGSGAILREVIAAAEMLARDWGVQAEVFSATSFSELARDAREVERWNRLHPQSEARSSHLQRCLPGEVPVVAASDYVRAWPQLAGAYLQAPFTALGTDGFGRSDTRAALRSFFEVDRQHIVLAALDALRRQGQVDEATYARALQACVPQPSEAAPWNG